A window of the Pseudomonas gozinkensis genome harbors these coding sequences:
- a CDS encoding tRNA-(ms[2]io[6]A)-hydroxylase — MILPEIHEFLGCRTPDAWVEAALADQETLLIDHKNCEFKAASTALSLIAKYHSHVDLINMMSRLAREELVHHEQVMRIMKRRKIELRQLHAGRYASSLRKVVRSHEPVKLVDTLVVGAFIEARSCERFEALVPHLDEELGKFYFGLLKSEARHFQGYLKLAYQYGDAKDIAQVIEKVRAAEQDLIESPDEEFRFHSGVPVAA; from the coding sequence ATGATCCTTCCCGAAATCCACGAATTCCTCGGTTGCCGCACGCCTGACGCCTGGGTTGAAGCCGCGCTGGCCGATCAGGAAACCCTGCTGATCGACCACAAGAACTGCGAGTTCAAGGCCGCCAGCACCGCGTTGAGCCTGATCGCCAAGTACCACTCCCACGTCGATCTGATCAACATGATGTCGCGTCTGGCCCGGGAAGAACTGGTGCACCACGAACAGGTGATGCGCATCATGAAGCGACGCAAGATCGAACTGCGCCAGCTCCACGCCGGGCGTTATGCCTCGAGCCTGCGCAAAGTGGTGCGCAGTCACGAACCGGTGAAACTGGTCGATACCCTGGTGGTCGGCGCCTTTATCGAAGCGCGCAGTTGCGAGCGGTTCGAAGCGCTGGTGCCGCATCTGGACGAAGAACTCGGAAAGTTCTACTTCGGCCTGCTGAAAAGCGAGGCCCGGCATTTCCAGGGTTACCTGAAACTGGCCTATCAATACGGTGACGCCAAGGACATCGCGCAGGTGATCGAGAAAGTCCGCGCCGCTGAGCAGGACCTGATCGAGTCGCCGGACGAGGAATTCCGTTTCCACAGCGGCGTACCCGTCGCGGCATGA
- the moaA gene encoding GTP 3',8-cyclase MoaA produces the protein MSERVLIDGYNRRVDYLRMSVTDRCDFRCVYCMAEDMQFLPRQRVLTLEEIYQLAQSFVALGTRKIRLTGGEPLIRPGVVGLCKQIAALPGLRELCLTTNGSQLGKLASPLFDAGVKRLNVSLDSLDAERFRQMTRTGDLAQVINGIDAARAAGFTRTKLNCVVMQGRNDHEINDLVQFAIERDLDISFIEEMPLGIISEHSRAESFFSSTQVREKIAERYTLIDSAESTQGPSRYWRLAEAPHIRLGFISPHSHNFCGTCNRVRLTVEGRLLLCLGNEHSVDLKAVLRAHPGQPERLEKAIIEAMKLKPYRHNFEVNDDVQVVRFMNMTGG, from the coding sequence ATGTCAGAGCGCGTCTTGATCGATGGTTACAACCGCCGCGTCGACTACCTGCGCATGTCGGTCACCGACCGCTGCGACTTTCGCTGCGTGTATTGCATGGCCGAAGACATGCAGTTTCTGCCGCGCCAACGGGTGCTGACGCTCGAGGAGATCTATCAACTGGCGCAGAGCTTCGTCGCGCTGGGCACCCGCAAGATCCGCCTGACCGGCGGTGAGCCGCTGATTCGTCCCGGCGTCGTCGGTTTGTGCAAGCAGATCGCCGCCCTGCCCGGCCTGCGCGAACTGTGCCTGACCACCAACGGCTCGCAACTCGGCAAACTCGCCAGCCCGCTGTTCGACGCCGGGGTCAAACGCCTCAACGTCAGCCTCGACAGTCTCGATGCCGAGCGCTTCAGGCAGATGACCCGCACCGGCGACCTGGCACAAGTGATCAACGGCATCGATGCCGCCCGCGCCGCCGGATTTACCCGCACTAAACTCAACTGCGTGGTGATGCAGGGCCGAAACGATCACGAGATCAACGATCTGGTGCAGTTCGCCATCGAACGGGATCTTGATATTTCCTTCATCGAGGAAATGCCGCTGGGGATCATCAGCGAACACAGCCGCGCCGAGTCGTTCTTTTCCAGCACCCAGGTGCGCGAAAAGATCGCCGAGCGCTACACCCTGATCGACTCCGCCGAGTCGACTCAGGGCCCGTCGCGCTACTGGCGGCTGGCCGAAGCGCCGCACATTCGGCTGGGGTTCATCTCGCCCCACAGCCACAACTTCTGCGGCACCTGCAACCGGGTGCGGCTGACGGTCGAGGGGCGTTTGCTACTGTGTCTGGGAAACGAGCATTCGGTGGATCTGAAAGCAGTGCTGCGCGCCCATCCGGGACAACCGGAACGCTTGGAGAAAGCCATCATCGAAGCGATGAAGCTCAAGCCTTACCGGCATAACTTTGAAGTGAACGACGACGTGCAAGTGGTGCGTTTCATGAACATGACCGGCGGCTGA
- a CDS encoding bestrophin family protein gives MIIRPKVNQFAILFTLKGSIAKRIALRALMVTLLASAIVLVEMLHPSNFTKVNATPFTLLGLSLSIFMNFRNNACYDRWYEARKAWGEVIVHVRSVIRETHVIRESAQRRLLLLNLAGFAHALNARLRREDEAAASAQWITPQHDAQVPDYSGRILQTVGQQCSDLHESGELSEWRYMLLANHLTSLTQAQAVCERIKNTPLPFPYTLLLHRTIYLFCILLPFAMAEPLGWLTPLFTAIVSYTFFGLDAIADELEDPFGRDENDLPTDALVRGIERDILSELGTEPLPPALKPVDYVLS, from the coding sequence ATGATCATCCGACCCAAGGTCAATCAATTCGCCATTCTCTTCACACTCAAGGGCTCGATTGCCAAGCGCATCGCCCTGCGCGCCCTGATGGTCACGCTGCTGGCGTCGGCCATCGTGCTGGTGGAAATGCTCCACCCGAGCAACTTCACCAAAGTCAACGCCACGCCGTTCACCCTGCTCGGCCTGTCGCTGTCGATCTTCATGAATTTTCGCAACAACGCCTGCTACGACCGCTGGTACGAAGCCCGCAAGGCCTGGGGCGAAGTGATCGTGCATGTGCGCTCGGTGATTCGCGAAACCCATGTCATCCGCGAGTCGGCCCAGCGTCGACTGTTGCTGCTCAACCTCGCAGGTTTTGCCCACGCGTTGAATGCGCGCTTGCGCCGGGAAGACGAAGCCGCCGCCAGCGCCCAATGGATCACTCCGCAACACGATGCTCAGGTGCCGGATTACAGCGGGCGGATCCTGCAGACGGTGGGCCAGCAATGTTCCGATCTGCATGAGTCAGGCGAGCTCAGCGAATGGCGCTACATGCTGCTGGCCAATCACCTGACCAGCCTGACCCAGGCGCAGGCCGTGTGCGAGCGGATCAAGAACACGCCGCTGCCCTTCCCGTACACTTTGCTGCTGCACCGCACGATTTACCTGTTCTGCATCCTGCTGCCGTTCGCCATGGCCGAACCGCTGGGCTGGCTGACGCCACTGTTCACGGCGATTGTCAGCTACACCTTTTTCGGGCTGGATGCGATTGCCGATGAGCTGGAAGACCCGTTCGGCCGGGATGAAAACGATTTGCCGACCGATGCGCTGGTGCGGGGTATCGAGCGGGATATTCTCTCGGAGCTGGGGACTGAGCCGTTGCCGCCGGCGCTGAAACCCGTCGACTATGTACTCAGCTGA
- a CDS encoding tautomerase family protein, translating to MPLVRVDIKKNPDPTFAKRIGEVIYAALRSEINVPEHDNFQVLAEHDDQHFVYDPQYLGIQRSDGIVFIQLTISEGRTVEMKQRLFQTIARNLNLQLSVRQEDVFINLVEVKKENWSFGNGIAQYVT from the coding sequence ATGCCCCTCGTCCGCGTCGACATCAAGAAAAACCCGGACCCGACGTTCGCCAAACGCATTGGCGAAGTGATCTACGCCGCCCTGCGCAGCGAGATCAACGTGCCGGAACACGACAACTTTCAGGTGCTGGCCGAGCACGACGACCAGCACTTCGTCTATGACCCGCAATACCTGGGGATCCAGCGCAGCGACGGCATCGTGTTCATCCAGCTGACCATCAGCGAAGGCCGCACCGTGGAGATGAAACAACGGCTGTTCCAGACCATCGCGCGCAACCTGAACCTGCAACTGTCCGTACGTCAGGAAGATGTGTTCATCAATCTGGTGGAAGTGAAAAAAGAGAACTGGTCATTCGGCAACGGCATCGCCCAGTACGTGACCTGA
- a CDS encoding ATP-binding protein, with the protein MLRLFLGLFLVMTVGLVLALQTVERTFDALLDYQMQDYNREAVRGQAWSLTELLRNLDNPDREQQLQAIRPHYGLGLTLVQADQLALDEKEKAELSQGLLVIREKYTQYIASIDGGPQLLSIKLPAEPSLMPFYIAGAYLMIAVMIGVVLFFWVRPHWRDLEKLRLAAERFGDNDLSVRIQLSKRSNIRDLAGHFNLMAARIEGLIANQRELTNAVSHELRTPIARLSFELDQLKQQPDASQNRELIADMYADLGELEEMVSELLTYASLERGATVITRENIQAANWLDSVVGSVALEAEAAGVQLLIVDCRVDEVRIEPRFMARAVINLLRNAIRYAEQRVEVSLVRIGDQYEVQVNDDGPGVPLAGREKIFEPFSRLDASRDRRTGGFGLGLALVRRVSQSHGGRVEVGDSPWGGASFRMTWAHLD; encoded by the coding sequence ATGCTGCGGTTATTTCTCGGGCTGTTTCTGGTGATGACCGTCGGTCTGGTATTGGCGCTGCAGACGGTCGAGCGCACGTTCGACGCGCTGCTCGACTATCAGATGCAGGATTACAACCGCGAAGCAGTGCGTGGCCAGGCCTGGAGTCTGACCGAGCTACTGCGCAATCTCGATAACCCGGACCGCGAGCAGCAACTGCAAGCGATCCGACCGCATTATGGGCTAGGGCTGACGCTGGTTCAGGCCGATCAACTGGCCCTGGACGAAAAGGAAAAAGCCGAGCTCTCCCAAGGCTTGCTGGTGATTCGCGAGAAGTACACGCAATACATCGCCTCGATCGACGGCGGGCCGCAACTGCTCAGCATCAAGCTGCCGGCCGAACCGAGTCTGATGCCGTTCTATATCGCCGGGGCATACCTGATGATTGCAGTGATGATCGGCGTCGTGTTGTTCTTCTGGGTTCGCCCGCACTGGCGCGATCTGGAAAAACTGCGCCTGGCCGCCGAGCGGTTCGGCGACAACGATCTTTCGGTGCGGATCCAGCTGTCCAAACGCTCGAACATCCGCGACCTGGCCGGCCACTTCAACCTGATGGCGGCGCGCATCGAAGGCCTGATCGCCAATCAGCGCGAACTGACCAACGCGGTCTCCCACGAACTGCGCACGCCGATTGCCCGGTTGTCGTTCGAGCTCGATCAGCTCAAGCAGCAACCGGACGCCAGCCAGAACCGCGAACTGATCGCCGACATGTACGCCGACCTCGGCGAACTCGAAGAAATGGTCTCCGAACTGCTGACCTACGCCAGCCTCGAACGCGGCGCGACGGTGATCACCCGCGAAAACATCCAGGCTGCGAACTGGCTCGACAGCGTGGTCGGCAGCGTGGCGCTGGAGGCCGAGGCGGCCGGGGTGCAGCTGTTGATCGTTGATTGCCGGGTCGATGAAGTGCGGATCGAACCGCGGTTCATGGCGCGGGCGGTGATCAATCTGCTGCGCAACGCCATTCGATATGCCGAGCAGAGGGTCGAGGTGTCGCTGGTGCGCATCGGCGATCAATACGAAGTGCAGGTCAATGACGACGGGCCGGGTGTGCCGCTGGCCGGTCGGGAGAAGATTTTCGAACCGTTCTCCCGTCTGGACGCCAGCCGTGATCGCCGCACCGGTGGTTTTGGTCTCGGATTGGCATTGGTACGACGGGTGTCGCAGTCCCATGGTGGCCGGGTCGAGGTTGGCGATTCACCGTGGGGCGGCGCATCGTTTCGCATGACCTGGGCGCATCTGGATTGA
- a CDS encoding winged helix-turn-helix domain-containing protein: MDNLGFGRVLLVEDDERLAALIAHFLEQHGFDVRTVHRGDLAVAAFLEFKPKVVVLDLMLPGQSGLHVCREIRSVSDTPIVILTAKEDDLDHILGLESGADDYVIKPIKPPVLLARLRALQRRQVPDSGVVSSLEFGNLIIDRSCREVRLAGELIELTTMEFELLWLLASAAGKILSRDDILNRMRGIAFDGLNRSVDVYISKLRNKLKDNPREPVCIKTVWGKGYLFNPFAWEL; the protein is encoded by the coding sequence ATGGATAACCTGGGTTTTGGCAGAGTCCTGCTGGTGGAAGACGATGAGCGACTGGCTGCGCTGATCGCGCACTTTCTCGAACAACACGGCTTTGATGTGCGCACGGTGCATCGCGGCGATCTGGCTGTGGCCGCGTTTCTCGAATTCAAGCCCAAGGTGGTGGTGCTCGACCTGATGCTGCCGGGTCAGAGCGGCCTGCACGTGTGCCGGGAAATCCGCAGCGTGTCGGACACGCCGATTGTCATCCTGACAGCCAAGGAAGATGACCTCGACCATATTCTGGGCCTGGAGTCCGGGGCTGACGATTACGTCATCAAACCGATCAAACCGCCGGTCTTGCTCGCGCGCCTGCGTGCCTTGCAACGCCGGCAAGTACCGGACAGCGGCGTGGTCAGTTCGCTGGAATTCGGCAACCTGATCATCGACCGCAGTTGCCGCGAAGTGCGTCTGGCGGGCGAGCTGATCGAGCTGACCACCATGGAGTTCGAGCTGCTGTGGCTGCTGGCCAGCGCCGCCGGCAAGATTCTGTCGCGCGATGACATTCTCAACCGCATGCGCGGCATCGCGTTCGATGGCCTCAACCGCAGCGTCGACGTGTACATCAGCAAGTTGCGCAACAAACTCAAGGACAACCCTCGCGAACCGGTGTGCATCAAGACCGTGTGGGGCAAGGGTTACCTGTTCAATCCGTTCGCGTGGGAGTTGTAG
- the acnB gene encoding bifunctional aconitate hydratase 2/2-methylisocitrate dehydratase, whose amino-acid sequence MLEAYRKHIEERAALGIVPQPLNAEQTAGLVELLKNPPAGEEAFLVDLITNRVPPGVDEAAYVKAGFLSALAKGEVSSPLLDKKRAVELLGTMQGGYNIVTLVELLDEAELAPVAAEELKHTLLMFDAFHDVAEKAKNGNVHAKAVLQSWADGEWFKKRPVLADKISLRVFKVTGETNTDDLSPAPDAWSRPDIPLHALAMLKMARDGIVPDEQGKTGPMKQIETMRGEGFPIAYVGDVVGTGSSRKSATNSVLWFFGDDIPYVPNKRAGGFCFGSKIAPIFYNTMEDAGALPIEFDVSNMNMGDVIDLYPHAGKVCKHGTDEVITTFEMKTPVLLDEVRAGGRIPLIIGRGLTEKARAELGLPAFDLFKKPEAPAESTKGFTLAQKMVGKACGLAEGKGVRPGTYCEPKMTTVGSQDTTGPMTRDELKDLACLGFSADLVMQSFCHTAAYPKPIDVTTHHTLPDFIMTRGGVSLRPGDGIIHSWLNRMLLPDTVGTGGDSHTRFPMGISFPAGSGLVAFAAATGVMPLDMPESILVRFKGKMKPGITLRDLVHAIPYFAIQNGLLTVEKKGKKNAFSGRILEIEGLEGLTLEQAFELSDASAERSAAGCTIKLSKESITEYLQSNVTLLRWMIGEGYGDARTLERRAQAMEAWIANPQLMEADADAEYAEVIEIDLADISEPVLCAPNDPDDARLLSSVAGEKIDEVFIGSCMTNIGHFRAAGKLLDQVKGQLPTRLWLSPPTKMDAHQLTEEGYYGIYGKAGARMEMPGCSLCMGNQARVEPNSTVVSTSTRNFPNRLGDGANVYLASAELASVASILGRLPTVEEYMEYAGKIDSMAADVYRYLSFDQIAEFREAAANAKIPVVQA is encoded by the coding sequence GTGCTTGAAGCCTACCGCAAACATATCGAAGAGCGTGCAGCCCTGGGTATCGTTCCCCAGCCGCTTAACGCCGAACAAACTGCAGGCCTGGTCGAGCTGCTGAAGAATCCTCCGGCTGGCGAAGAAGCTTTCCTCGTTGACCTGATCACCAATCGCGTACCACCAGGAGTGGACGAAGCCGCCTACGTCAAGGCCGGTTTCCTCTCCGCACTGGCCAAGGGCGAAGTCTCCTCCCCTCTGCTGGACAAGAAGCGCGCTGTAGAACTGCTCGGCACCATGCAGGGCGGCTACAACATCGTGACCCTGGTTGAACTGCTGGACGAAGCCGAGCTGGCGCCAGTGGCCGCCGAAGAACTCAAGCACACCCTGCTGATGTTCGATGCCTTCCACGACGTGGCTGAAAAAGCCAAGAACGGCAACGTTCACGCCAAGGCCGTGCTGCAATCCTGGGCTGACGGCGAGTGGTTCAAGAAGCGCCCTGTGCTGGCCGACAAGATCAGCCTGCGCGTCTTCAAGGTGACCGGCGAAACCAACACCGACGACCTGTCCCCTGCTCCAGACGCCTGGTCGCGTCCAGACATCCCGCTGCACGCCCTGGCCATGCTGAAAATGGCCCGTGACGGCATCGTTCCGGACGAGCAAGGCAAGACCGGCCCGATGAAGCAGATCGAAACCATGCGCGGCGAAGGCTTCCCGATTGCCTACGTCGGTGACGTGGTCGGTACCGGTTCCTCGCGTAAATCGGCGACCAACTCGGTCCTGTGGTTCTTCGGCGACGACATCCCTTACGTGCCGAACAAGCGCGCTGGCGGTTTCTGCTTCGGCAGCAAAATCGCTCCGATCTTCTACAACACCATGGAAGATGCCGGCGCACTGCCAATCGAGTTCGACGTATCGAACATGAACATGGGCGACGTGATCGACCTGTACCCGCACGCAGGTAAAGTCTGCAAGCACGGTACCGACGAAGTCATCACCACCTTCGAAATGAAGACCCCGGTCCTGCTGGACGAAGTCCGTGCCGGCGGCCGTATCCCGCTGATCATCGGCCGTGGCCTGACCGAGAAGGCTCGCGCCGAACTGGGTCTGCCTGCGTTCGATCTGTTCAAGAAGCCTGAAGCACCGGCTGAAAGCACCAAAGGCTTCACCCTGGCGCAGAAAATGGTCGGCAAGGCTTGCGGTCTGGCAGAAGGCAAAGGCGTTCGTCCTGGCACCTACTGCGAACCGAAGATGACCACCGTAGGTTCTCAGGACACCACCGGTCCGATGACCCGTGACGAACTGAAAGACCTGGCGTGCCTGGGCTTCTCCGCTGATCTGGTGATGCAGTCCTTCTGCCACACCGCGGCTTATCCAAAGCCGATCGACGTGACCACCCACCACACCCTGCCAGACTTCATCATGACCCGCGGCGGCGTTTCCCTGCGTCCGGGCGACGGCATCATCCACTCGTGGCTGAACCGCATGCTGCTGCCGGACACCGTGGGTACCGGTGGTGACTCGCACACCCGTTTCCCGATGGGCATCTCGTTCCCGGCCGGTTCCGGTCTGGTCGCGTTCGCCGCTGCCACCGGCGTCATGCCGCTGGACATGCCGGAATCGATCCTGGTGCGCTTCAAAGGCAAAATGAAACCTGGCATCACCCTGCGTGACCTGGTTCATGCCATTCCTTACTTCGCCATCCAGAACGGTCTGCTGACCGTCGAGAAGAAAGGCAAGAAAAACGCCTTCTCCGGCCGCATCCTGGAAATCGAAGGCCTGGAAGGTCTGACTCTGGAACAGGCTTTCGAACTGTCCGACGCCTCGGCCGAACGTTCGGCTGCCGGTTGCACCATCAAGCTGTCGAAAGAGTCGATCACCGAGTATCTGCAGTCCAACGTCACCCTGCTGCGCTGGATGATCGGCGAAGGCTACGGCGATGCGCGTACCCTGGAGCGTCGTGCCCAAGCGATGGAAGCCTGGATCGCCAACCCGCAACTGATGGAAGCCGATGCCGACGCCGAATACGCCGAAGTCATCGAAATCGATCTGGCCGACATCAGCGAGCCGGTACTGTGCGCGCCGAACGACCCGGACGACGCCCGTCTGCTGTCCAGCGTTGCTGGCGAGAAGATCGACGAAGTGTTCATCGGTTCGTGCATGACCAACATCGGTCACTTCCGCGCTGCCGGTAAACTGCTCGATCAGGTCAAGGGTCAGCTGCCAACCCGTCTGTGGCTGTCGCCGCCGACCAAAATGGACGCTCACCAACTGACCGAAGAAGGCTACTACGGCATCTACGGCAAGGCCGGCGCCCGCATGGAAATGCCAGGCTGCTCGCTGTGCATGGGTAACCAGGCACGCGTTGAGCCGAACAGCACCGTGGTGTCGACGTCGACCCGTAACTTCCCGAACCGTCTGGGCGACGGCGCGAACGTCTACCTGGCCTCGGCCGAGTTGGCGTCCGTTGCTTCGATCCTGGGTCGCCTGCCTACCGTCGAGGAGTACATGGAATACGCTGGCAAGATCGACAGCATGGCGGCCGACGTTTACCGCTACCTGTCCTTCGACCAGATTGCCGAGTTCCGTGAAGCTGCTGCGAACGCCAAGATCCCTGTCGTTCAAGCCTAA
- a CDS encoding universal stress protein, translating into MQAIRSILVVIEPEHAESLALKRAKLIAGVTQAHLHLLVCDKKHDHAGMLSVLKAALLADGYSVTTEQAWNESLHETIIDVQQAEGCGLVIKQHFPDSPLKKALLTPADWKLLRHCPTPVLLVKTAGSWKDKVILAAVDVGNADGEHRHLHTTIIDHGFDIASLAKGHLHVITAHPSPMLSAADPTFQLKETIEARYREQCRAFQAEFDIDDAHLHVEEGPADVLIPFMAHKLQAAVTVIGTVARSGVSGALIGNTAEQVLDQLESDVLVLKPQEVEDHLVELAVKH; encoded by the coding sequence ATGCAAGCCATTCGCAGCATTCTGGTGGTCATCGAACCCGAACACGCGGAAAGCCTGGCGCTCAAGCGCGCCAAGCTGATCGCCGGGGTGACCCAGGCCCATCTGCACCTGCTGGTCTGCGACAAGAAGCACGATCACGCCGGCATGCTCAGCGTGCTCAAGGCCGCGCTGCTGGCGGACGGCTACAGCGTCACCACTGAACAGGCGTGGAACGAGAGCCTGCACGAAACCATCATCGACGTGCAGCAGGCCGAAGGCTGCGGGCTGGTGATCAAACAGCATTTCCCCGACAGCCCGCTGAAAAAGGCCCTGCTGACTCCGGCGGACTGGAAACTGCTGCGCCACTGCCCTACTCCGGTGTTGCTGGTGAAAACCGCCGGTTCGTGGAAAGACAAAGTGATTCTGGCGGCGGTCGATGTGGGCAATGCCGACGGCGAGCACCGTCACCTGCACACCACGATCATCGACCACGGCTTCGACATTGCCAGCCTGGCCAAGGGGCATCTGCATGTGATTACCGCCCATCCGTCGCCGATGCTGTCGGCGGCAGACCCGACGTTCCAGCTCAAGGAAACCATCGAGGCGCGCTATCGCGAGCAATGCCGGGCGTTTCAGGCTGAATTCGACATCGATGACGCTCACCTGCACGTCGAGGAAGGCCCGGCGGATGTGCTGATTCCGTTCATGGCGCACAAGCTGCAGGCGGCGGTGACGGTGATTGGCACGGTGGCGCGCAGCGGGGTATCCGGTGCGTTGATCGGCAACACCGCCGAGCAGGTGCTGGATCAGCTGGAAAGCGACGTGCTGGTGCTCAAACCTCAGGAGGTTGAGGATCATTTGGTCGAGTTGGCGGTGAAGCATTAA
- a CDS encoding DUF1289 domain-containing protein: MPNQTIKTPCVGLCSTVYGDLVCRGCKRFHHEVIHWNGYNEEEKRAVWLRLEQLLSQVMASKVEVFDPARLRLQLEQRKIRFVPHQSEYCWAYQLIARGARVIINLEAYGMVLLPEFRDWNLPELRDAIDREFFLLSEAHYQRYIAPGFLKDALGD, translated from the coding sequence ATGCCCAATCAGACCATCAAGACCCCCTGCGTCGGCCTCTGCTCCACCGTTTACGGTGATCTGGTGTGCCGTGGCTGCAAGCGTTTCCACCACGAAGTGATCCACTGGAACGGTTACAACGAGGAAGAAAAGCGCGCGGTCTGGCTGCGTCTTGAGCAATTGCTGTCACAAGTGATGGCCAGCAAGGTCGAGGTCTTCGATCCGGCGCGCCTGCGCCTGCAACTGGAACAGCGCAAGATCCGCTTCGTGCCGCATCAGTCGGAATATTGCTGGGCCTATCAGCTGATCGCCCGGGGCGCACGGGTGATCATTAATCTGGAAGCCTACGGGATGGTGCTGTTGCCGGAGTTTCGCGACTGGAACCTGCCGGAACTGCGCGATGCCATTGATCGGGAATTTTTCCTGCTGTCGGAAGCGCACTATCAGCGCTATATCGCGCCCGGTTTCCTCAAGGATGCCCTCGGCGACTGA
- a CDS encoding HAAAP family serine/threonine permease has product MNDQANSVEQRFEAAAPAELSSWNRHDTTWMLGLFGTAIGAGTLFLPINAGLGGFWPLVILALLAFPMTFFAHRGLTRFVLSGREGADITDVVEQHFGIKAGALITLLYFFAIFPILLIYSVGLTNTVASFLEHQLHITPPPRAVLSFVLILGLLAVVRCGEQVIVKAMSLMVYPFIVALLFLAVYLIPHWNGGILTTASQVPAPSALLHTLWLAIPVMVFSFNHSPIISAFAVDQKRRYGVHADERSSQILSRAHLLMVVMVLFFVFSCVLTLSPEQLAEAKAQNLSILSYLANHFSNPTIAFAAPLIAFVAISKSFLGHYIGASEGLKGLIVKSGKRPGAKALDRIVAAFMLVVCWIVATLNPSILGMIETIGGPVIAAILFLMPMYAIRKVPAMARYRGQMSNVFVTAVGLVAISALIYSLTA; this is encoded by the coding sequence ATGAATGATCAGGCCAATAGCGTCGAACAACGCTTTGAAGCGGCAGCACCAGCCGAACTGTCGAGCTGGAATCGCCATGACACTACCTGGATGTTGGGACTGTTTGGGACGGCCATCGGCGCCGGTACCCTGTTTTTGCCGATCAACGCAGGCCTGGGTGGCTTCTGGCCGCTGGTGATCCTCGCGCTGCTGGCCTTCCCGATGACGTTCTTCGCACACCGCGGCCTGACCCGCTTCGTGCTTTCCGGTCGCGAAGGCGCCGACATCACTGACGTGGTGGAACAGCATTTCGGCATCAAGGCCGGTGCACTGATCACTCTGTTGTACTTCTTTGCAATCTTCCCGATCCTGCTGATCTACAGCGTCGGCCTGACCAACACGGTCGCCAGTTTCCTCGAACACCAACTGCACATTACGCCGCCACCGCGTGCGGTACTGTCGTTCGTGCTGATTCTTGGCCTGCTGGCCGTGGTGCGTTGCGGCGAGCAAGTGATCGTCAAGGCCATGAGCCTGATGGTGTATCCGTTCATCGTTGCGCTGCTGTTCCTGGCGGTGTACCTGATTCCGCACTGGAACGGCGGCATCCTGACCACCGCTTCGCAAGTGCCGGCACCGTCGGCGCTGCTGCACACGCTGTGGCTGGCGATTCCGGTGATGGTGTTCTCGTTCAACCACTCGCCGATCATCTCGGCGTTTGCGGTCGATCAGAAGCGTCGTTACGGCGTTCACGCTGACGAGCGCAGCTCGCAGATCCTGTCCCGCGCGCACCTGTTGATGGTGGTGATGGTGCTGTTCTTCGTGTTCAGCTGCGTACTGACCCTGTCGCCGGAGCAACTGGCGGAAGCCAAGGCGCAGAACCTGTCGATCCTGTCGTACCTGGCCAACCACTTCAGCAACCCGACCATCGCGTTCGCGGCGCCACTGATTGCGTTCGTGGCCATCTCCAAGTCGTTCCTCGGCCACTACATCGGTGCCAGCGAAGGCCTGAAGGGCTTGATCGTCAAGAGCGGCAAGCGTCCAGGGGCCAAGGCCCTGGACCGCATCGTGGCGGCGTTCATGCTGGTGGTGTGCTGGATCGTGGCGACCCTGAACCCGAGCATCCTCGGCATGATCGAAACCATCGGTGGCCCGGTCATCGCGGCGATCCTGTTCCTGATGCCGATGTACGCGATCCGCAAAGTGCCGGCAATGGCCCGTTATCGTGGGCAGATGTCGAACGTGTTTGTCACCGCAGTGGGTCTGGTGGCGATTTCGGCGTTGATCTACTCGCTGACTGCTTGA